AGTGCGGGACATCATCCAGGTGGcattgtgtttaatttttttttaaccaCATTACCTTTTCTAATTGATGAATggaatttatctttttttttttttggctaatTCAATCATTTTAAATTTAGTAGAAACGCAAACCCCAGGAGGGATTTTGTTTCAAAAGAAGCGCCAAAATCTCCCAAAACAAACGAtaaaaaggaaattgaatttgtaattaccctttttcactatttttttcaatttcttttccctactttgttattattattattattgtctcTTTTCATTGCATTTTGATCGACAGAGCGAATATTCGCCTTCAATTTCTGGCTAAGATTTGTTTTCAACGTATTTGTTTCTTGTTAATGAAAAACCTCTCCTATCTTAGTTTAATTTTCCACGAAAATGGAGCAGAAACGAAACTTATTCAAATATAACAActtattttcatttcaaaaaaACAAAAACTGAAAGACATTTTTTTGATACATTAGTTCATCTTATAACATTATTGTTAGATAGAAATCTGAATTAGGTTCTGTATATATAATTTTCACTTAAAGTTACATGTGATGGtaggttttttttgttttttggctATTTGTTAATTATTACTCAAAAGGTGAAGCATATTCATTGAAAATTTTGACACGGGTGCCTCATTGCGTGTTTGTCAAAACCAAATCATTGCAAGAATTGTCTTTGTTAGCATTTTCGATGAATGTTCGACATACCAATTCTCGTGCGGAGGAATTAAGTTTCTTCTATTAATATACTGTCTTGGATGAAAGCATTTTAGTAAAGAGGGAGAAACAGTAACCGTAAGCCATCTAAAATGCATTGATCGCCCAAACTGTTTTCGATGACATGCTTAAGGACTTTACTATGTTTGAATGGATCAATGTCAAAAATAATTCATTAATGTTATGTCACCTTATTTTCAGAGGTTTAGTTTGATGTGTTTGCGATGGGAAGTGCATTGGTTATGCTTGGGGATTCATTCGTGAAATTTGCTGCAAATTTCATGTTGGAGATGAAGCAATAAGAACTGACAAAAGATCTCCGAGGGTTATCTTGATACTCAAAGCCATGGAGCAATTGGAAATGTCGAAAGCAGGTTCGAAAAAAGCTCGTAGAATCCCAAAGGATGCACGTTATTTTGATGTAAAATCATGCTAATATCCAAAGTTTCTTACATCTATTGGATGGAAACTCAGTTTTATCAGTGGTCGATTGGCTTTTCATTCGAAAAGTACAGTTCCTTCTTATTTTAATATGGTTTCACTTCTTAATGGGTGCATGCCTACATACTAACAAGCATTTTGTGAATGATTTTAGCTAAGGCAAGACAATGTTAGTCAGCAAGTTTAGCTAGGAAAAAAAATCCACTATCTTCCAGTAGGCGCATACCATATACATGACTTGATCATGGttgagtttttcaatttattctatGGCCACTTCGTTTGGGCTGTTGATTATAGATTCACAAGTTCACCTTTTTCTGCCCTCCAGACGTAGACAAGAAGGTAGAAAGAATCTTGAAACTTATTAAGAGGAGAAACAGAGGGAAAAAGGACCAAGAACTTGTTGGACTTGTAGAAGACTTTCACAAACAGTATCAATTGCTGTATGCACAGTATGATCATCTTATACGACAGCCTGGAAAGCAAGCTCGCGAAGGAAACGGAAACGGAAACGGAAGTTGTTCTTATCATGCCTCCAGCTCGGATTCCGAATATTATTCCTCCGAGGATGTAGAAATTAACACCGCACTCAGTAACAATAGAAGTTCCTTTAGAAGGACGGTAACCAACATGGGGGAGGAACTTAAAAAGGCATACGCCGAGGTTGCTGACCTGAAACATCAATTGGCCTCTAGGAAAAAAGAGAAGGAAGCTTTAGATTCGGACCATCGGGCTGCTTTAAGTAAAATCCAAGAAACAGAAACCATGAATGCAGATTTGAGAAACGAAATGGATGGGCTAGAAGAGAGACTTTTTGCTCTTGGAACAGTGCCTAAGGGACAGGTAGCAGAGCAGTTAGCTGGATTGATAACTGAGCTTGAATCTCACCACAAGAAGAAAAGTGGATTGGAAGCTGAGCTTTGTGGTAAGCTAGCTGAACTGGAACAGCAAAGAGAGACAAACAAGGCGCTGCTTGTGCACATCTCGGAGGAAGGAGTAGCGGAACGCATGGAGCAAATCAAGGACAATGAAAACAATTTAACATCAAAAATTGAGGATTCCATGGCTCGGGTCAGTAATCTGAAAAACGAAGTGGACTAtttacgatctcaaaaatgtgaaTCATTTGATGAGGTAAATATAATGAAGCAGGAATTGGAATCGGTACGTAGCCGGAACACTGAATTAGAAATGGTCCTAGAGAGGAAATCCACAGAGGTTTCCCAGTATCTGATTCAAGTGAAAACCTTGAAAGAGGAATTAGCAAGAAAGAGTGACGTGGAGCAGATAATGGCAGAAGAAAAAGAAGCCCTACAGGTGCAGGTGATGGATTTGGAATCTGAGGTGGATGCCCTCCGCAAACAGAAGAATAAACCAGAAGACGAAGTGAAGAGTAAACTTGGTGAAATCAATCACTTGAGAGAGGAAAAAGGTCAACTGAATGCTAGGATTCTAGAACTGAAGACATTATATCGAGAGAGAAGCCTTGAGGAGGACAGGAAATGTAAAAGGGCTAACGAAACTGCTAAGATGAAAGCGGAGGTTAACCTTCTGCAGCCCAAGTTGGATTCCCTGAAGGCGGAGCAAAGCTCGTTGGAGTGTCAGATTACAAATCAGCAAACAACGACAAAAGAGAAAGACAATAACAAATCTATGCCGCTCAAAACTAGGCTGGTCAGACGATTGTCGCTAGGAAATATTACTAATCTTAATTACCATAATCTAGAAAGGAAGATGGAGGATTTAGCAGTAGAATTCGGCAAGAAAATTGATGATGGCATCCGTCTTTTGTACCAGAGGATCAAAATTGCTGAAAGGATACAGCACGAGAACACACAGATTTTCAAGTTAACAAGAGAGAGGCTCCAACAAGAAATCGAAACACTCTACCTAGACAATGAAGCACTCCAACAAAGGGTGGGCACAATTGATTATGAGCTCAGGACATTGAAGGATACAATGGAGGCAGAAAAAGCCGCAATGGCGGGATTGAATGCGATGATGGATAAGTTAGAAGACGAGAGGAATTACCTGACCCCCAATGTGACAGACGAAGGTGTTTCTGTAATCGACGAATGTGAACAGGCCAAGAGTAACGTGGAAATATTGGTGGCAGAAATGCAGAAGGAAAATGAGGAAGAGTTGTTAAGGGAGAAAGTGATGAGTTTGGAGGCTAAGTTGAGCGAGGAAGGAGAAGAAAAGTTGACGATGTTGAAAGAGATGAGGGAGCTTGAGCAAAAGATGAGAGAAATGCATGAGGAAAACGAGTTGTTAAGAGAGAGAGTGATGAACTTGAAAGCCAAGTTGAGTGAAGAAGGAGAAGAAATGTTGAAGGCGTTGAAAGCAATGAGTGAATTGGAGAAGCTTTCCAAAGAAAAAGATGAGATATTGTCGGATCGTGAAGAAGAGAAGAGAGAAGCCATAAGGCAGCTTTGCCTCTTGATCGACTACCACCGCACCTGCTCAGACCATCTCAAGAAATCTATCTCAACCGTAACTCTTACCCTTAGAAACAAGAAAATGAAATGAACTTTGCCCACCAAATcttaaaaatcaaaacaaaaactttgCCCATTCAAAGGCTATTACTTctacatttaaaataaaaaaaaattgttcacaTAAATctcaatttattcatttttttataaaaagacATACTTTTAACCTGATGTACCTCTGTATATTCTTTAATTTGTCTTATGAGATTGCATGTAATTGTTACTTACAATTAAAACTGTTCATGGGTTGGGTTATTTGGCCTGACTCGAAGGTCTGCCCGAAATGTAGGAAGGTTTGAgcaaaaatataggcctgaaAAATGGGCTTATAAGGCTAATTTAAGAAacgcaaaattgaaataaaataacaaattggAGGATAGTTAAGAAAATTGAACAGCTAGACTAGCTAGTACAAAATGTTGCTCATCCAAACAAAAACAATTTCTCTTCATTTTGTTTCCCTCTTCCTATGCTTTCTTCTGTAGATTCCTGTTCATTTGATTTGTAGAGCTCAGAGTTAGAGGTAATATTTTGTTACTTAGgattttaagttgattttaaaTTGATTTACAGATATAGACCGGTTTTGCTAGAAAGCTCGTCCAGCTGATGCATTTTTCAACTAATAGTTAAATTCTAACAACTTTTTGAACATTGCCGCCAACGGTAAAAAGTATATTAAAATCCCTAACGGTAACATTTTTTTAACCCTATAAATACccctcaaattttattttttttttcattcatatcCTTCTCTCAACTCTATCAATTCTCTCAAAATCTCTCAAACCTTCTCAAGTCTCTCAACTCtcttgtttttaataattttcgatatttttatttaaaaatattattatttttaattatctcatttttattcttttaaattgatttttcacGAATGGTCGCCTTCCTAATCCGCTTTGATGAAAAGCATATTTCTACTACCCAATTAGTAATAGTAAGACCGAAATttaaatttcattaatttcaataattttaaatttaaatttttttattataattataattttttgtgTAAATAGGCGGATGATCATATTCTGAATAGATTTATCCGTAATATGGGAAAACGTGCAATTTCTAAAATTCGTGGCCACTTACAAGCTATTAAATTCTTACATATGTCTTATATGTTCGAGGGCTGCAAACTCGATTTGCAACTAATTATTGCGTTGGTGGAAAGATGGAGGCCCGAAACACACACTTTCCACCTTCCATACGGCAAGTGTACAATCACACTCAAAGATGTAGCGCTACAACTCGATTTACTAGTGGATGGGCCAATCATCACGGGATCTAGGATCATTTCAGACAAAGTGGTCACCTCTATCGATCACTGTTAGGGAAGGTCCTAGACAAGTTCGAAGGTAGTCGAATATCGATGAACTGGTTGAATGATAATTTTGATAAGCTCCATAAAGACCCTCAAGAATGAAGGGAAAAGGTGATACAACAATATGCCCAAGCATACATCATGAGGTTAATTAGGCGTATTTTATTACCCGACAAATCTCAAAATTTAGTGCACGTAAGGTGGATACTACATCTAATGGACTTCAATGACAGCGGGAAATTAAGTTAGGGATCTGTCATATTGTCCATGTTATACCAAAAGATGTGTTAGGCTATGAACTTGAGGTCGGCATCGATCGATGGTTATTTGCTCCTGCTGCAGTCATGAACGTGATAGCGACTACCGTTTCTACGTTCCAAGGTGACCGACCTATATATGTTCCCATTGGTGACGAGGTAAAcatcatttattaaaaaatacgtaatttacataataatttttattattttacgttTCAACTAACATATCGCTTGTACAGATGAAATCATAGACCGAGCTACATAAGACTGCCCGAGGTTCTAGAAGATATTAGGCTATTGTTAGATCAACGATCAGAATTAGTTACATATTCTTTCGGACCTATATTAATTACATAATGAtttgtaaaaaaatttataaataattatatttaaaattttgcttATCAGTTTGAATGGATGTCGTATGTCGACATTAATGTCATATTTTGTATCTCGCTAGAAGTGTTGGGAAATCAACGGATGCAGGATGCTAAGGTGCTATTGATTATGTACACGATGGTGGAAATGCACAAATTGAACTGGGTGTTAAGGCAGTTTAAGTAGAGGCAACGAATTCTGCCGCCACTGCAAGACTTGAAGGAATTGCACAAGGTGGAAATGCGGAGGAAGGACAACATCGACTAGTCGATGCGGCACGAGAAGCACATCCAGGCGTGGGATCGTATGTTGCAACCCATACCCGTTTTCGAATAATTTTTCTTAGCGGATAcggcaatagttgatgattacTTAGCATGGTTTAGAGTCATTGGTAAGTCGTATTTGCTATCATCGGAGGAGAAAAGTAGACAAATTCAGGCAAAGAGGTCACGTTGACCGCCACAACAAACTAGGAAGGGACGTAGTCGCACGATGGGTTCGTCATCTGCTCTAGTAAAAGATGTGCCACCTATGGCTACATAATATCCAAGTTACTTCCCTCCATGTATACTCATTCAATTAACTAACCCTATGTTTTATTCACAAACACCACCGCATTAGAGACCACCGCCGCACGTGGTCGGTTCTTCTATTCCCACAGTACATATTTTGTACCACCAACGTCCTCTGCATATTGCACCTTTGCACAGATGTCGATGCTGAACCCCACGCCAGGTTAGTCGCCGACGTGCCCACCACCACCAATGCAACTGCCTATGCAGCAGTCGATGGCGATGTCGATGCCCGGTACCTTTTAAACGTACTCAGAATTTCACGCACCTTATGGTTTCACGCCTATAGTGACTCAAACACCGCACACATCACTATTTTACGTGGGTGACTCATTATCGCAACCGATGGATGAGGGAGTGGTGGATACACGATGTTAGAAAAGGACGACATAATAATCGACCACTGTGTAAGATGACGATGATGCCGATCCTGAAGATACGATTGTCTAAGGGGCCGCACTAGCTACTTACTCAAGCGATGGTGATGACAAGGAGGAAGTCTATAGG
Above is a genomic segment from Gossypium arboreum isolate Shixiya-1 chromosome 8, ASM2569848v2, whole genome shotgun sequence containing:
- the LOC128296417 gene encoding COP1-interactive protein 1-like isoform X2 — its product is MEQLEMSKADVDKKVERILKLIKRRNRGKKDQELVGLVEDFHKQYQLLYAQYDHLIRQPGKQAREGNGNGNGSCSYHASSSDSEYYSSEDVEINTALSNNRSSFRRTVTNMGEELKKAYAEVADLKHQLASRKKEKEALDSDHRAALSKIQETETMNADLRNEMDGLEERLFALGTVPKGQVAEQLAGLITELESHHKKKSGLEAELCGKLAELEQQRETNKALLVHISEEGVAERMEQIKDNENNLTSKIEDSMARELESVRSRNTELEMVLERKSTEVSQYLIQVKTLKEELARKSDVEQIMAEEKEALQVQVMDLESEVDALRKQKNKPEDEVKSKLGEINHLREEKGQLNARILELKTLYRERSLEEDRKCKRANETAKMKAEVNLLQPKLDSLKAEQSSLECQITNQQTTTKEKDNNKSMPLKTRLVRRLSLGNITNLNYHNLERKMEDLAVEFGKKIDDGIRLLYQRIKIAERIQHENTQIFKLTRERLQQEIETLYLDNEALQQRVGTIDYELRTLKDTMEAEKAAMAGLNAMMDKLEDERNYLTPNVTDEGVSVIDECEQAKSNVEILVAEMQKENEEELLREKVMSLEAKLSEEGEEKLTMLKEMRELEQKMREMHEENELLRERVMNLKAKLSEEGEEMLKALKAMSELEKLSKEKDEILSDREEEKREAIRQLCLLIDYHRTCSDHLKKSISTVTLTLRNKKMK
- the LOC128296417 gene encoding COP1-interactive protein 1-like isoform X1; amino-acid sequence: MEQLEMSKADVDKKVERILKLIKRRNRGKKDQELVGLVEDFHKQYQLLYAQYDHLIRQPGKQAREGNGNGNGSCSYHASSSDSEYYSSEDVEINTALSNNRSSFRRTVTNMGEELKKAYAEVADLKHQLASRKKEKEALDSDHRAALSKIQETETMNADLRNEMDGLEERLFALGTVPKGQVAEQLAGLITELESHHKKKSGLEAELCGKLAELEQQRETNKALLVHISEEGVAERMEQIKDNENNLTSKIEDSMARVSNLKNEVDYLRSQKCESFDEVNIMKQELESVRSRNTELEMVLERKSTEVSQYLIQVKTLKEELARKSDVEQIMAEEKEALQVQVMDLESEVDALRKQKNKPEDEVKSKLGEINHLREEKGQLNARILELKTLYRERSLEEDRKCKRANETAKMKAEVNLLQPKLDSLKAEQSSLECQITNQQTTTKEKDNNKSMPLKTRLVRRLSLGNITNLNYHNLERKMEDLAVEFGKKIDDGIRLLYQRIKIAERIQHENTQIFKLTRERLQQEIETLYLDNEALQQRVGTIDYELRTLKDTMEAEKAAMAGLNAMMDKLEDERNYLTPNVTDEGVSVIDECEQAKSNVEILVAEMQKENEEELLREKVMSLEAKLSEEGEEKLTMLKEMRELEQKMREMHEENELLRERVMNLKAKLSEEGEEMLKALKAMSELEKLSKEKDEILSDREEEKREAIRQLCLLIDYHRTCSDHLKKSISTVTLTLRNKKMK